The DNA sequence GACCTGCCCATCGCGGACCCGGTCGGCCGCGCGGTCCGGGTCGTCGTCCGGATCGCGGGCCAGCTTGAGGGCGAACTGCTCGCTGCAGCACCCGAGACGCCGGCCGACGCGGAGCCGTACCTCGCGCTGGCGGTCGCGGCCCGCCAGCTCCGGGACCTCGCGCTGGACGTCGGGGTGACGTTCGACGCCGGCGGCGGGAGCGACGGCGACCTCGCACACCTGCTCTCGGCGACGCTCGCGCTGACCGCGCGGTTGCTCGAACTCGCGCCGGGCGACGCGCCGACCGCGGACGGAACCGCGGAGGGGTCCGACGACCACGGGGAACAGCCCGGGGATCAGGCCGAGCACGCTGCGGAAGAAGTCGAACTCACTCCGGAGGACTGGCTCGACACGGTCGCCCGCGACGTGGTGCGGGCGGGCTACCACCGCGAGTCGGCGATGGGCGACACCCCGTCGACGGTTCCGGCGGCCAAGTCCGACGCCGAAGTCCGGCGTATCGTCCGCCTCCGCGGCGCTGCTGCGGCCGTGGACGTGCTCGACCTCGACCCCGCCGGTGCCGCCGCGCTGGTCGACGAGTCGCCGGCGACCGTCGAGGCGCTGCTCGACCGACGCGGCTGATCCACCGGCGAGCGTGGCGCTCCGTTCGTCGGTGAGCTGGGCCTCGTGGCCGCCCTACTCGCCGATGGTGACCTCGCCGCCGACGCTCCCGACGCGCTCGGCGGCGTAGCCGAACACGCTGGCGTAGCCGTACGCCGACAGCAGCACCGGGAAGAAGTCCGTCTCGGCGGTGACCGCCTCGCCGTCGACGGCGGCGAACGGCTCGCCGGCGGTCACCCGCTCGAAGTTCTCCGCGAACACCTCGTACTCCGTGGCGGGGCGCTTGTCGATCGCCCGCAGCAGCTTGTACACCGGCACCTCGCGCCGAACGGTGTCACCCGGGAGGACGCCCGTCGCGGTGAGGAACTCCCGGGCGATCCGGAGCGCGTTCTCCTCGGCCTGCGCCGACCCCTGTAGCCCCGCCTCTATCTCGATTGCGTCGGTCGCCACGAAGATCCGGCCCTCGATGTACTCGCTCGTCTCGACGAGCGCCGTGACCGAGAGCTGCGGCGGGACCTCCCGCGCGAGGTCGTCGATGCCGTCGACGACCGCGAACGGCTCGGCGTAGGACTGCGTCGAGTGGATCGCGAGCGTCAGACAGCCCTCGATCTCCTCGCTTATTTCGGCGGCGAGCCGGCGCTCGTGTTCCTCGGCGTCCGGGTCGCCGGGGAACGCGCGGTTGAGGTCGGCGTCGACGTACCGCTCCTCGCGCGCTATCGCCTCCTCGTTGGCGACGATGAACTTCACAGGTCTGTCGACGGTGAGCGGCTCGTCCAGCAGTCGCTCGACCGCCCGGACGCCGCAGGGTTCGTCGCCGTGGATCCCGCCGACGACGGCCACCTCCGGGGTCCCCTCGCCGCGCTGTTCGACACGCATCGTGTCGTGACACGAACTCCTCGGTAAAGTGGCTTGAGATCCACACCCGGGCGCCACGAGGCACGACGGGTCGGCGGCCGACGGAGCGGACCGAACCCCGCCAAGGAGACGTGTCGCCGCCCGACACCTCGGCCGACCACCTCCTGCACAGGGTTATCCGCGTGGGTCGCGTACCGTTTCGAATGGCAGACGACAAGAGCGGCCGAGACAAGCAAGCGCGGGACGCAGAGCGGCGACAGCGAAAGCGCGACCTCGCAATCGAACTGGAGCGCTCGGACGAGACGGAGCCCCCGGTCGAGGAGCGCGAACTCGGGGACCTCGAAGCGGAACTCGAATCCCTTGAGTTCCCGGCGACCGGGACGGAGGTCGTCGCCGCCGTGGGCGACCGGACGGTCGCGTCGGCTGACGGGAGCTACCCCGTCGAGGAACTCGTCCCGGCGACGGACGCGGAGGCGTTCGGCTCGCCCGAAGCGGTGCGGGCGCGAGTCCAGCGACCGACGGTCGCCGCGGCGATGAAACGCGTCGTCGAGGCCGGCGAGGAGCTCCCGAACGGGGAACTCGGCCGGTCGCAGCGAGAGGCCTACGAGAAGACGTTCCGGGCGCTCACGGCGATAGACGCCGACGACGACGACGAGGGCGTCCGAGCGGTCGCGGACTGGATCGTCGAGCAGGTCGCCGAGAAGGGCAAGGTGCCGGACTCGCGGGGAGTGCGACGGCAGGCGGCGAAGTTCTGTCGGGCGAACGGGTACGAGGTTCGGAACGACGAGTGGCTCGGGGTCTAACCCGCGACCGGCGAACCACCGCGGTCGAAGGCGGCCGCCGCTACTCCAGGCCGGCCGCGTACGCGAAATCCTCGTCGCGCGCCGTCGGTCGGTCGCCGTCCAGCGGGATCCGCCAGTCGTGGAGCGTCTCGGGGTCGTCCAGCGCGTTCGACAGCGTCGTCCGCACGGCGAGCAGGTCGACGCCGTAGAAGTCCCGCGGCACGCCGTGGAAGTACTGGAGCGCGGTCTCGAACAGCGAGCGCATCCCGTCGTCGTCGCGGAAGTCGAAGTGCTTGTACGCGCCGGCGGCGACCTGTACCATCCCGTGGAGGAACTTGCTCTCGGTCGTCCCGCGGCCGTAGTTGTACCACTCGTCCTCGAAGCAGTCGTGCGATTCGTGGAACTCGCCGGCGTTGTAGAGCCGCACCCCGTGGACCGTCGCCCGGCGGAGCGTGGCGTGCTCCCACTGGCCGTCGTCGCGCCACCCCGTCGGGTCCCCGGCCGGCGGGCCGACGCTCGGGTCCCGCGTGTGGTCGTCCATGGCCGGATCGTCGCCGCGGACGCGGGTAACTCCTCCGGCGGATCGACGCGCCGAAGTGTTCGCCCCTCGGAACACTGGCACGAATGCCGTACGACGCCATCCTGCTGGACCACGACGGCGTGATCACCACGCCGCCCGGTCGCGACCTGCTCCACGACGCCGCCCGCGAGGCGTTCGCCCGCGCCGGCGTCGAGTCGCCGCCCGACCGCCACGTCGAGGGGCTCGCTCTCGGCGTCACCGAGGACTGGCTCGACGACCTGTGTGCCCGGTACGGGCTGGACCGCGACGCGTTCTGGCGGACGCGCGACGAGACGGCCTCGACCGCACAGCGCGAGGCAGTCCGGGCCGGCGAGAAGACGCTGTACGACGACGTGCCCGCCATCTCCCGGCAGGTCTCGGCACACTCGCGGAGCGTCTCGGCGCAGACCTGACAGTGCTCGGCGTCGTGGCGCTCACACTCGTCCGCGCACTCCTCGCAGGCGTCGGCGCAGGTTTCGGCCAGGTCCTCGCTGAACGCGGAGTTCCGGGCCATGAACCGCGCGTGCATGGTCGTCAGGTCCGCCACGTCGCGACAGAGCCGCAGGCACTCGGCCATCTCCTCGCCCTCGCCGGCGCACTCGTCGGCGCACCACTCGCAGGCCTGCGCCGCCTCGAAGCAGTTGTCGATGCACTCCGCCATCAGGTCGTCCTCATCGACGTGACTGATCTCGGTCAGGGACATCGCGTCGGCGGCTACGCCGTCACGGCACTTCGTTATCGGCCGCCAAGTGACGTTACCATCGCAGGGAAACCCGCGTAACCGTCGCCGAGGGCCTGTCGACGGGGCGACCATGTCGGCGTAACCATGGATTTCTCCGACGCTGTGCGGGGCCGTCGCTGACGAGATCGCAGAGTAGTTAAGCGATTCGGGACAAGAGCCGACCGCGTGCGAGGGTAGCCAAGCCTGGAAACGGCGGCGGACTCAAGATCCGCTCCCGTAGGGGTCCATGCGTTCAAATCGCATCCCTCGCACTGCTGGCCCACGCGGGCCCTCGCAAACAGTGCGGAAGTTCGCCTCTCGGGGCGATCTTCCCTCGCAAAACGTCTCACTGAACCGCCCGCCAGCGACGGCTGACGCTACTCCGCTTCGTCGTCGTCAGTGAGCCAGCGGATCGCGCCGCCCGCTGCCAGCGCCGTCAGCGCGCTCCCGACGCCGAAGCCGGGCATCGCCTGGGAGTCGCCTGCGAACTCGGCCGAGCCGTTGGCGGACTCGTTGCCGGCGGCATCGGCGGTCACGTCGTCGGTGCCCGACTCATCGCCACCATTGCCGCCACCGCCGCCGCTTCCGCCGTTGCCTCCACCGCCGCCACCGGCGTTCCCCGGGGCGACGACGGTGACGACGCCCTCCTGCCCGAGCGACTCGTGGGGCTGGCAGTGGTACTCGTACTCGCCGACGACCCGGAACGTGTGCTCGTGGACGTGGCCCTCGTCCTCGACTGATTCGTGTCCCTGCCACGTTGCTCCCTCGGGCTGGCTCTCCACAGCGAGGTTGTGGCTGCCGTCGGCCCACCGGAACCGGACCGTCGTCCCGACCTCGACTGTCAGTTCCTCCGGGTCGAACGTGTTGTCGCCAGTGTGCTCGACCACGCGGGGGTCGTCGCCCAGATTCTCCGCGACGACGATGGATCCTACCTCGCCGACACCCTCGTGGGGCGCGCAGTGGTACTCGTACTCGCCGGGGACCTCGAACGTGTGTTCGTGGACGAACCCCGGGTCCTCGATCGGCTCGACGCCGCTCCAGTTCGCCCCGTCGGGCTGGCTGTCGACGACGATGTTGTGCGCGCCGCCCTCGGCCCATTCGAACGTAACGGTCGTCCCCGGTTCGACGTACAGCCGGTCCGGGATCGTGAAATCGTCGGTGAAGCGCACGGTCGGACCGCTGCCGCCGCCGGCCCCTCCGCCGCCGCCTCCGCCGGTATCTTCATCACCACCGCCGCCACCGCCTCCCCCGCCATTGCCGGGGTCGGTCACCGTGTTGTACTTCTGCCGACCTACCGAGCCGTGCATCGGCACGTCGAGCGTGTCGTACCACATCGTTTCTATGACCGGGTGGAGCACAGGGAGCAGAACGATGTCCTCCCAGTTCGCTTGCTCCATCGCGACGTACGCGCCGGGATCCGGATCGGGCCTCTGCTGGATGTACTCCCACGCCGCGGCCGCCTCCTCGGCTGCGTTGGTTCCGGCCCAGTCGACGTACGACAGGGGTGCCGACTGGGCGTCGGCGCGCTCCGGGGCTAACAGCTGGAGGAAATCGGGTGCACCTGGGTAGTTGCCTCCCCATCCCAGGGAGTACGCTTCGAGGTCGCCGTTGCGTCCGCGTTCGGTGAGCGTCCCGAAATCCATCCGCTGGACCGTGAGGTCGACGTTCGCGGACTGGAGCTGGTCGCTGAGAATCCCCCCGAGGTCGGCCCAGAACGCCCCCGTGTACACGGCGAACTCCAGTTCGTAGGGGTCGCTCTCGCTGTACCCCGCCTGCTCCATGATCTGCCGTGCGCGCTGAATGTTCGTTTCGTCGATACCGTACGGGTACTGCTCGGCGTGCTCGCGGTAGCCCGCGGCGTTGTTCGGGAACAGGTTCGGTGGGGTCAGGTGGGCCGCGGGTCGAGCCGGTTCGTTGAACAGCTCCTCAACCACCGTCGACTGGTTGAGTACGTGTGCGAACGCTTCCCTGACGGCCCGGTTCGTGTTCTCCTGATTGAACCCGACGTAGTAGGTGATCAGGTCCGGCACGGAGAAGTAGTCCACCGTCTTCTCGTTCTCAAGCGGCCCGTAGGTGCCGATCCGGCGGCCGCGGTCGTCGGTTCGGTCGATGGAGCGCTTCCCCGCGTCGAACCGTTCCGGCGGGACGGTGACCTCGTGGGCGTTCTCGTCGACGACCGTATAGCCGTATCGGTCCATCGGAGCCTGGATCAGTCGCCAGTTGACCGCCTCGACCGACGGAACCGTCCCGTGGTACTCCTCCCACCGACGGACCTCGATCCCGTTGCCCGGTTCCCAGCCAACGAACTCGAACGGGCCGGTGCCGACGGGGTTTTGCGCGAACGCCGGCTGCTGCAACTCGCCGCTGTACCCCTCGACGTCGCCGACGATCCCCTCCGGCATGATCGAGCACCAGGGCATCGCGAGCATCTCTTCGACGGAGTGAAACGGGGTTTCGAGCCGTATCGAAACGGTGTACTCCGACTCCGCCGTGACCGCCAGCGACCCCGGAGCGTACTCCCCGTCGCCCGAGCGGTGTTCGATACCCATGTCGTCGAGCAGGAACAGCTGATATCGGGACTGGTCGGACTGGACGATCCGCTCGAACGAGTACACCACGTCGTCGGCGGTGAGTTCGCTCCCGTCGTGGAACCGGACGCCCCGCTTCAGGTCGATCTCGACGTAGCGGCCGTCGTCCTCCGTCCGGATATCGCTGGCGAGCAGCGGCTCCGCCCGGGTTTCGCCGTCCGGGAAATGAGTCAGCGTGTCGAACACCTGCGTGATGACTTCCATCGAGGTCTCGTCGCTGGCGACCACGGGGTCGAAGCTTTCGGCGCGGCCGGCGACCAGTTGCAGTACGTCAGTGCCGGGCGGGATGGCGGACCGCCGTTCCGCGATGCTCCGACCGGCCACCGCGGCCGCCGTCGCCGTGCCGGCCGTCGCTTGCAGCAATCGTCGTCGTGAGAGCGTCGGATCCATACTGTTTCGGTCCGCCGGAGGGGGAATAAATTTGGTGACAGGTTACGGGTCGTCGCCGCGCTCGGCCTCGAACACGTCGGCGTGGAGCCGCTCCGTCACCGTCTCCATCAGCGTCGCGAGGTTCGCCGCGTCCTCGCGGTTGTACGAGACGAGCGTGTCGAGCGCGCCGTCGTTCCCGGCCTCGTACTCGCGCCAGAGGCGAACGGCGTCCTCGCCGGAGATGTCGGGCCGGTCGCGTTCGAGCCCGACAGCCTGCTCTATCGCCTTCAGGCCGCCGGTGAGACCCACCTGCCGGCAGGGGTACATGAGGTCGACGTGGGGCGTATCGACCGACACGTCGAACGACGTTTCGAGGAACGGCACGTCGAAGCGCTTGCCGTTGAACGTCGCGACGAGCGAGGCGTCAGCGAACTGCCGTTCGACGGCGTCGGCGGTGAGGTTCTCGCCGCGGACGAGCGTCGTCGTCTCGCCGTCCTGGTGGAAACTCACCGTCGTCACGCGGTCGCGCTCGGGCGAGAGCCCGGTCGTCTCGATGTCGAAGTAACAGACATCAGACCGGAAGTTCTCGTACAGCCGCCAGTGGCTCCCCTGCGGGAACCGCTCGGCGAAGAAGTCGGCGTCGCCGTCGTCGAGGCGCTCCCACGCCGTCGCGATGAACTCCTCGACGCGCTCGCCGGTCGTCGGCCCGAGCAGGTCGGGGTCGAACGCCTCCCAGCGCGTGACCCCGTCCCGCCAGAGCCGGCGCTCGGTCGCTTCGCCGACGCCGTCGACCGGGATGAAGCTGTTCTCGATGCGCACGTGGTGACGGGTGCGCCGCGGCGACAAAACCCTTTCTACACCGAGGAGTTCGCGGCCGGCCACCACGCTCTCCGGCGACGCGTTCGGGCGGAGCGCCGGGCGGTTTCGTCCCCGCGTTCGGGCGTCGAGCAGTACCGTTATGGTGCTCGCATCTGTCCCAATCGACTATGGAAAACGATCTGCTGGCGGACGAAGCGGCCGACAGGGTCGTCTCGCTGTGTCGCACGGCTATCGGCGACAGCCTCCGGTCGATCACCTACTTCACGCGGGACGACTTCGAGCAGCTGTACCTGCGCGACGACCTGGAGCAGGACGCCGACCTGATGGGCTTCATCGGCAACGAGTGGCAGGACTTCAAGACCACGCAGTCGGCGTACGAGGGGACCGAACTGGGGGACTACGAGTTCACGATCCGCGCGTTCGAAAACGGCTACCTCGTCCGCGTGACGACCGACACCGAAGGCGTGTTCGCGACGGCGGACAGCATGACGCTGCAGACGTACGAGGACGTCGCGGCCGCGCTCTCGGAGATCCTGGAGGAGCGCTGACGGCCGCCGGTCACGGCATCGGACCCCGACGGTCCGGTTGTCCGGGGATAGATTGACGACACCGGGATCCCAACCCCGGGTATGGAACTGGACGAGACGGACCGGGAGATCCTCCGCATCCTCCAGGCCGACGCTCGGACGCCGTTCAGCGAGGTGGCACGGGAGATCGATATGTCGAGCGCGACCGTCCACGACCGGGTCTCCCGGATGGAGGAGGCCGGCGTCATCGAGGGGTACCACGCCGAGGTGGACCCGCGGGCGGTCGGACTGGGCATCTCCGCGGTCGTCGGCCTGCGCGTC is a window from the Halostella salina genome containing:
- a CDS encoding M14 family metallopeptidase encodes the protein MRVEQRGEGTPEVAVVGGIHGDEPCGVRAVERLLDEPLTVDRPVKFIVANEEAIAREERYVDADLNRAFPGDPDAEEHERRLAAEISEEIEGCLTLAIHSTQSYAEPFAVVDGIDDLAREVPPQLSVTALVETSEYIEGRIFVATDAIEIEAGLQGSAQAEENALRIAREFLTATGVLPGDTVRREVPVYKLLRAIDKRPATEYEVFAENFERVTAGEPFAAVDGEAVTAETDFFPVLLSAYGYASVFGYAAERVGSVGGEVTIGE
- a CDS encoding DUF5789 family protein → MADDKSGRDKQARDAERRQRKRDLAIELERSDETEPPVEERELGDLEAELESLEFPATGTEVVAAVGDRTVASADGSYPVEELVPATDAEAFGSPEAVRARVQRPTVAAAMKRVVEAGEELPNGELGRSQREAYEKTFRALTAIDADDDDEGVRAVADWIVEQVAEKGKVPDSRGVRRQAAKFCRANGYEVRNDEWLGV
- a CDS encoding DUF309 domain-containing protein, with the protein product MDDHTRDPSVGPPAGDPTGWRDDGQWEHATLRRATVHGVRLYNAGEFHESHDCFEDEWYNYGRGTTESKFLHGMVQVAAGAYKHFDFRDDDGMRSLFETALQYFHGVPRDFYGVDLLAVRTTLSNALDDPETLHDWRIPLDGDRPTARDEDFAYAAGLE
- a CDS encoding HAD family hydrolase, which encodes MPYDAILLDHDGVITTPPGRDLLHDAAREAFARAGVESPPDRHVEGLALGVTEDWLDDLCARYGLDRDAFWRTRDETASTAQREAVRAGEKTLYDDVPAISRQVSAHSRSVSAQT
- a CDS encoding ABC transporter substrate-binding protein, which translates into the protein MDPTLSRRRLLQATAGTATAAAVAGRSIAERRSAIPPGTDVLQLVAGRAESFDPVVASDETSMEVITQVFDTLTHFPDGETRAEPLLASDIRTEDDGRYVEIDLKRGVRFHDGSELTADDVVYSFERIVQSDQSRYQLFLLDDMGIEHRSGDGEYAPGSLAVTAESEYTVSIRLETPFHSVEEMLAMPWCSIMPEGIVGDVEGYSGELQQPAFAQNPVGTGPFEFVGWEPGNGIEVRRWEEYHGTVPSVEAVNWRLIQAPMDRYGYTVVDENAHEVTVPPERFDAGKRSIDRTDDRGRRIGTYGPLENEKTVDYFSVPDLITYYVGFNQENTNRAVREAFAHVLNQSTVVEELFNEPARPAAHLTPPNLFPNNAAGYREHAEQYPYGIDETNIQRARQIMEQAGYSESDPYELEFAVYTGAFWADLGGILSDQLQSANVDLTVQRMDFGTLTERGRNGDLEAYSLGWGGNYPGAPDFLQLLAPERADAQSAPLSYVDWAGTNAAEEAAAAWEYIQQRPDPDPGAYVAMEQANWEDIVLLPVLHPVIETMWYDTLDVPMHGSVGRQKYNTVTDPGNGGGGGGGGGDEDTGGGGGGGAGGGSGPTVRFTDDFTIPDRLYVEPGTTVTFEWAEGGAHNIVVDSQPDGANWSGVEPIEDPGFVHEHTFEVPGEYEYHCAPHEGVGEVGSIVVAENLGDDPRVVEHTGDNTFDPEELTVEVGTTVRFRWADGSHNLAVESQPEGATWQGHESVEDEGHVHEHTFRVVGEYEYHCQPHESLGQEGVVTVVAPGNAGGGGGGNGGSGGGGGNGGDESGTDDVTADAAGNESANGSAEFAGDSQAMPGFGVGSALTALAAGGAIRWLTDDDEAE
- a CDS encoding ribonuclease H-like domain-containing protein; translated protein: MRIENSFIPVDGVGEATERRLWRDGVTRWEAFDPDLLGPTTGERVEEFIATAWERLDDGDADFFAERFPQGSHWRLYENFRSDVCYFDIETTGLSPERDRVTTVSFHQDGETTTLVRGENLTADAVERQFADASLVATFNGKRFDVPFLETSFDVSVDTPHVDLMYPCRQVGLTGGLKAIEQAVGLERDRPDISGEDAVRLWREYEAGNDGALDTLVSYNREDAANLATLMETVTERLHADVFEAERGDDP
- a CDS encoding DUF7522 family protein, with product MENDLLADEAADRVVSLCRTAIGDSLRSITYFTRDDFEQLYLRDDLEQDADLMGFIGNEWQDFKTTQSAYEGTELGDYEFTIRAFENGYLVRVTTDTEGVFATADSMTLQTYEDVAAALSEILEER